GATAAGGCCCTGCTGAACAACAGATGACATTGTTATAATATCCATGTTGCCGCCAGAAAGAACACAGGCAATTTTCTTGTCCTTGCAGTCGAGCTGTTTAAGAGCTGCAACTGATAAAAGGCCAGAATTCTCAACAACCATTTTGTGGTTCTCTACCATATCAAGGAATGATACTACCAGATCCTCATCAGGAACTGTAATGATATCATCAATGTTTTCAGACAGATATGGGAAAATCTTCTCTCCTGGCTTCTTAACTGCTGTACCATCTGCAATCGTATTAACAGAAGGAAGCGCAACTACATGTCCGGCCTTGATTGATTCCTGCATACAATTTGCTCCTGCAGGTTCAACACCAATAACTTTAATCTTGGGATTGAGAAGCTTGGCAAGCGTCGAAACACCTGTAGCAAGGCCGCCGCCCCCGATTGGAACAAGGATATAATCTACAGTTGGAAGCTCCTTGATGATTTCCATTGCAATTGTTCCCTGTCCGGTTGCAACATCAAGATCATCAAAGGGATGAACCATTGTATAGCCGTATTCCTGAGAAAGCTCTAAAGCCTTCTCATAAGCCTCATCATAGACATTTCCATGAAGAACAACCTCAGCTCCAAGAGCCTTGGTTCTGTTAACCTTTATAAGAGGAGTAGAAGTAGGCATGACAATAGTAGCCTTAACTCCGTAGCATTTAGCTGCATAAGCAACGCCCTGAGCATGGTTACCGGCAGATGCAGTAATAAGACCTTTCTTACGCTCTTCATCAGAAAGAGTTGTAATCTTATAATATGCTCCCCTAACCTTATATGCGCCGGTTCTCTGAAGGTTCTCAGGTTTGAGATAGACCTTATTTCCTGTGCAATTGCTCCAATAATCACTGTAAATAAGCTTGGTTTCAAGAGTTACTCTTTTAACATCTTCATAAGCCTCTTCAAACTTATCAAGAGTCATCTTCTTTTCATCTGCCATTATGCCGCTCCTCCAACTAATTATTCTCATCCTCCGGTGCATGAGGTAATCAGCACCATTTTTTCAAAAAGTCATCATTCAAACAAAGCATCCACAAACTCGTCTGAATTAAATCTTTCAAGATCATCAAGGCCTTCGCCAACTCCAATATACTTAACAGGAATGTTAAGTTCGGATACTATAGCCACGGCAATTCCCCCTTTTGCTGTACCATCAAGCTTAGTAAGAACTATTCCTGTAAGCTGGGCTGCTTCTCCGAATTCTCTTGCCTGATTAAGAGCATTCTGTCCTGTAGTACCATCAAGAACTATAAAGTTCTCTCTGCAGACATTTCCAAGCTCTTTATCTATGATTCTGTTCATCTTGGCAAGCTCTTCCATCAGATTCTTCTTGTTATGGAGTCTTCCTGCAGTATCTACGATCAAGATATCAATATCTCTTGCTTTAAATGCGCCAACAGCATCATAAATAACACTGGCAGGATCTGCCCCTTCTCTGCCGGATACTATAGGTGTACCAGCTCTGTCAGCCCAGGACTGAAGCTGCTCAGTAGCTGCAGCTCTATAAGTATCCGCAGCTGCTATAAGAACTTTCTTGCCCTTTTTCTTGTAAATGGATGCAAGCTTACCTACCGAAGTAGTTTTGCCAACTCCATTAACGCCAATAACAAAAATAACTGTCTTCTTATCTTCAAAATCATAGGCATTCTCATCTGTATGCATCTGATTTCTGATATCTTCTATAAGAAGTTGTTTGCACTCCTGAGGATCCTTGATGTGTCTGTCCTTGACCTGGCTTCTAAGTTCATCCATGATCTTGCTGGTGGCATTTATACCAATGTCACCCATTATCAGAGTTTCCTCTAACTCCTCATAGAAATCATCATCTATATTAGAATAGCCGCTAAAAACATTATCTATACCTTTAGCTATGCTATCTCTGGTCTTGGAAAGACCCTGTTGTAATTTAGAAAAAAATCCATTTGCCATTAATTCGTTAGCTCCTTATCGATCAGGTTGACACTGACAAGCGTAGAAACGCCCTTTTCCTGCATCGTAATACCATACAGTCTGTCAGCACTTTCCATTGTACCACGCCTATGGGTAATTACAATGAACTGTGTACTGGACAGCTTATGCAGATATCTGGCAAAACGTACAACGTTATTCTCGTCAAGTGCCGCCTCAATCTCATCCAATAGACAGAATGGTGAAGGTTTAAGATTCTGAATAGCAAATAGTAACGCTATCGCAGTAAGAGCCTTCTCTCCACCGGACATCTGCATCATATTAACAAGCTTCTTACCAGGTGGCTGAGCATTAATTCTAATGCCTGCCTCAAGAACATCCTCTTCTTCATTAAGCTCGAGAGTTCCTTTACCACCTCCGAACATTTCCTTGAATACCTTGTCAAATTCTGTATTGATCCTGTGGAACTGTTCTATGAACTGCTTACGCATTGACTCATCAAGATCCTTGATAATACCTTTAAGCTGTTCCTCAGCTTCTACAAGATCATCATGCTGAGTTTTCATGAAGGTATATCGTTCCATAAGATTCTTGTAATCTTCAATGGCATTCACATTAACGTCGCCAAGTTTTCTAATAGAGTCCTTAAGAGAAGATGTTTCTTTTCTCATGGCCGGAACATCAGTCATATCCTCATCTCTAAGTTCAGCCGCATCTGTAAGAGTAATTTCATACTCATCCCACATGTAATTGATCTGTGACTCTATAGCTTCCTTACACTTTTCTTTTTTGGAAGTAAGACGAGTTACTTCTTTATCAAGACTGGACATCTGATTATTAAGCTCCTCTGTCTTGCCAAAGAATTCCTTCTGTGCCTCGGTAAGTTCGCCCTTCTGCTTCTTCTTATCCTCAAGTTCCTTGCTGGTCTCATCATGGACATTCGTTGAAGCTTCAATAGTAAGCCTTATTTCTTCAATATCCTTTTTGCTCTGTTCAAGTGAAAGAGCGTTGTTGTTAAGGTTTTCTACAATCTCATCAAGAGCTTTCTGTTCATTCTCAATGTCATCAGTTATACGATCAATATTGAGCTGGGCAAATTCCTGTTTCTGGGCTATCTTCTCGTATTCAATATCCCACTTTGCAACTTTCTCGTTCTCAGTTTCTTCTATTTCGTGAAGGCCTTCAAGCTCTTTCTGATACTTCTCAACCTTGGCAGAGCACTCTTTCTCAAGTTCCTCTGATTCTAAAAGAGCCGACTCGGACTTACCTCTTTCCTCTGCAATTTCCTTGAGTTTAGCCTCTATATCATCATTTTCTGCCTTAAGGTCTGTATAATTGCCCTTCTGTTCTCTCTGACGCTTTTCTTCATTCTCTACATTGAGTCTTGCGGTATTCTGCTCAATAAACTTACCCTGAAGTTCTGCTCGAAGTTCCTCTACCACAGTCCTCAGCTCATTACGCTTTTCTCTGTCTTCTTCAAGTTCTTTTTTGAGCTCGTCAATTCTCTCTTTGTACTTTTTGACATTGCTCTCAAGCTCATCCATTTCACGTCTTCTACCAAGAAGATTGCTATTATTCTTGAAAGCACCACCGCTAATAGCACCACCGGGCACAAGAAGTTCACCCTCAAGTGTTACCATTCTGATTGTATAATTAAACTTTCTGGCTATTTTTACAGCATTGTCTACATTGTCAACAGCCACAATTCTACCGAGCATAGCCTTAGCAACGCTTCTGTACTTAGGATCGGTTGTAACAAGTTCATCTGCCATACCCAGGACGCCTGGTTCTTCAAGAGCTTCTTTAGCCTTGAGTTCCTGAGGGTTATCAAGTGATGTCAAAGGTAAAAAAGTAGCACGACCAGCCTTGGTATCCTTGAGGTACTTGATCATTTTCTTGGCTGTTTCTTCATCATCAGTTACGATATTCTGAATATTACCGCCAAGGGCAACTTCAATAGCAGTTTCATACTTGGGTTCAGTTTTGATAATGTCTGCAACAACACCAATAATACCCTTAGTGTCATCCTTTCTCTCCATTACCTTCTTGACGCTGCCGCCATAACCCTCATATCTCTCAGTAAGATTTGCCAATGCTTCAAGTCTTGACTTCTCCTGCTGATATTTCTCAGTAGTCTTGCGAAGCTCAGTATCCTTGAGGTTCATACCCTCACGGATACGAACAACTTCCTGTTCAGTCTCTTTCTGCTTCTTGTTCATCTCAGAAATCGTTGCAGTAATAGCGTCAAACTCATCCCTGAGCTTCTTGATGATCTCTTCCTGTCTTGACTCATCTGATCTTGCGCGAACAAGCTTACTTGTAAGTTCAGCCTTACGGATATTTACCTGCTCTTTCATGGTCTCAAGGGAACTAAGCTTTGATTTGATAGTAGCCCTTGTACCAAGAGTTTCAATAATTGTGTTCTTGCATTCCTCAATTTCGTCGTTAATATTAGATATCTTGAGAATTACAGCATCAAGCTCTTTTCTGACTTCATTACGCTTAACAGAAAGCTCCTCTACAGCCTCATCTATCTCAGCCTTATCGGCAAGATATTTGTCTTTTTCTGAATTCTTCTCAGAAATCTTGGTCTGTTCATCCTGCATTCTCTGCTTAAAATGAGCATCATTGGCAGAAGCAGCCTTGATCTTCTCATTAAGAATACCAATCTGGCCTTCTAGTTTTTCCTTTTTAACAGAAGAGTCTGTTATCCTTGCTCTTGCTTCATCTATTTCAGCATCCAGAATTTCAAGCTTTTTCTGAATGTTCTCATATTCTTCTTTTGTCTTGTCGTAGCTTGTTCTGGCCTGTTCTAAAGAATTAACAGCTATTTCAAGATTCTTCTCAGCATCTTCGAGCTGCTGTTTCTGATTTCTGTTCTCAACCAGGAACATATTAACGTCAAG
The sequence above is a segment of the Butyrivibrio proteoclasticus B316 genome. Coding sequences within it:
- the ilvA gene encoding threonine ammonia-lyase is translated as MADEKKMTLDKFEEAYEDVKRVTLETKLIYSDYWSNCTGNKVYLKPENLQRTGAYKVRGAYYKITTLSDEERKKGLITASAGNHAQGVAYAAKCYGVKATIVMPTSTPLIKVNRTKALGAEVVLHGNVYDEAYEKALELSQEYGYTMVHPFDDLDVATGQGTIAMEIIKELPTVDYILVPIGGGGLATGVSTLAKLLNPKIKVIGVEPAGANCMQESIKAGHVVALPSVNTIADGTAVKKPGEKIFPYLSENIDDIITVPDEDLVVSFLDMVENHKMVVENSGLLSVAALKQLDCKDKKIACVLSGGNMDIITMSSVVQQGLIMRDRIFTVSVLLPDKPGELSRVAGVIAGVNGNVIKLEHNQFVSINRNAAVELRITLEAFGSEHKEQIIEALNTEGYKPRIVRTNI
- the smc gene encoding chromosome segregation protein SMC, giving the protein MYLKSIEIHGFKSFANKIKFDFHNGITGIVGPNGSGKSNVADAVRWVLGEQRIKQLRGGSMQDVIFSGTELRKPLGYAYVAITLDNSDHSLAIDYDEVTVSRRLYRSGESEYMINGSSCRLKDVNELFMDTGIGKEGYSIIGQGQIDQILSSKPEDRRNLFDEAAGIVKFKSRKETAIKKLEEEKINLTRLSDILSELEKQIGPLEKQSEVAKEYLKFRERLKTLDVNMFLVENRNQKQQLEDAEKNLEIAVNSLEQARTSYDKTKEEYENIQKKLEILDAEIDEARARITDSSVKKEKLEGQIGILNEKIKAASANDAHFKQRMQDEQTKISEKNSEKDKYLADKAEIDEAVEELSVKRNEVRKELDAVILKISNINDEIEECKNTIIETLGTRATIKSKLSSLETMKEQVNIRKAELTSKLVRARSDESRQEEIIKKLRDEFDAITATISEMNKKQKETEQEVVRIREGMNLKDTELRKTTEKYQQEKSRLEALANLTERYEGYGGSVKKVMERKDDTKGIIGVVADIIKTEPKYETAIEVALGGNIQNIVTDDEETAKKMIKYLKDTKAGRATFLPLTSLDNPQELKAKEALEEPGVLGMADELVTTDPKYRSVAKAMLGRIVAVDNVDNAVKIARKFNYTIRMVTLEGELLVPGGAISGGAFKNNSNLLGRRREMDELESNVKKYKERIDELKKELEEDREKRNELRTVVEELRAELQGKFIEQNTARLNVENEEKRQREQKGNYTDLKAENDDIEAKLKEIAEERGKSESALLESEELEKECSAKVEKYQKELEGLHEIEETENEKVAKWDIEYEKIAQKQEFAQLNIDRITDDIENEQKALDEIVENLNNNALSLEQSKKDIEEIRLTIEASTNVHDETSKELEDKKKQKGELTEAQKEFFGKTEELNNQMSSLDKEVTRLTSKKEKCKEAIESQINYMWDEYEITLTDAAELRDEDMTDVPAMRKETSSLKDSIRKLGDVNVNAIEDYKNLMERYTFMKTQHDDLVEAEEQLKGIIKDLDESMRKQFIEQFHRINTEFDKVFKEMFGGGKGTLELNEEEDVLEAGIRINAQPPGKKLVNMMQMSGGEKALTAIALLFAIQNLKPSPFCLLDEIEAALDENNVVRFARYLHKLSSTQFIVITHRRGTMESADRLYGITMQEKGVSTLVSVNLIDKELTN
- the ftsY gene encoding signal recognition particle-docking protein FtsY produces the protein MANGFFSKLQQGLSKTRDSIAKGIDNVFSGYSNIDDDFYEELEETLIMGDIGINATSKIMDELRSQVKDRHIKDPQECKQLLIEDIRNQMHTDENAYDFEDKKTVIFVIGVNGVGKTTSVGKLASIYKKKGKKVLIAAADTYRAAATEQLQSWADRAGTPIVSGREGADPASVIYDAVGAFKARDIDILIVDTAGRLHNKKNLMEELAKMNRIIDKELGNVCRENFIVLDGTTGQNALNQAREFGEAAQLTGIVLTKLDGTAKGGIAVAIVSELNIPVKYIGVGEGLDDLERFNSDEFVDALFE